The Anomaloglossus baeobatrachus isolate aAnoBae1 unplaced genomic scaffold, aAnoBae1.hap1 Scaffold_117, whole genome shotgun sequence genome window below encodes:
- the LOC142260508 gene encoding uncharacterized protein LOC142260508 → MQNAADTMEKGEMDVRGDERSRDLSTDDGTRSSTQNAKESESNKEAKPYSCAECGKCFANKSNLIKHERIHTGEKPYSCSECEKCFAWKSHLVKHERIHTGEKLYSCSECEKCFANKSNLIRHERIHTGMKPYSCAECEKCFACKSDLVKHERIHTGEKLYSCSECEKCFANKSNLIRHERIHTGMKPYSCAECEKCFACKSNLITHESIHTGVKPYSCSECGKCFACKSNLITHESIHTGVKPYSCSECEKCFACKSDLVKHERIHTGEKPYSCSECEKCFACKSDLVKHERIHTGVKPYSCSECGKCFARKAHIIRHEIIHTGEKPYSCSECGKCFARKSDLVKHERIHIGEKLYSCSECEKCFALKAHIIRHERIHTGEKPYSCSECGKCFARKSRLITQE, encoded by the exons atgcagaacgctgcagacacaatggaaaaaggagaaatggatgtgcggggtgatgaacggagtagagacctttccacag ATGACGGTACCAGGAGTTCCACACAGAATGCTAAGGAAAGTGAAAGTAACAAAGAagcgaagccatattcatgtgcagaatgtgggaaatgttttgctaacaaatcaaatctcattaaacatgagagaattcacacaggagagaagccatattcatgttcagaatgtgagaaatgttttgcttggaaatcacatcttgttaaacatgagagaattcacacaggagaaaagctatattcatgttcagaatgtgagaaatgttttgctaacaaatcaaatctcattagacatgagagaattcacacaggaatgaagccatattcatgtgcagaatgtgagaaatgttttgcttgcaaatcagatcttgttaaacatgagagaattcacacaggagaaaagctatattcatgttcagaatgtgagaaatgttttgctaacaaatcaaatctcattagacatgagagaattcacacaggaatgaagccatattcatgtgcagaatgtgagaaatgttttgcttgcaaatcaaatctcattacacatgagagcattcacacaggcgtgaagccatattcatgttcagaatgtgggaaatgttttgcttgcaaatcaaatctcattacacatgagagcattcacacaggcgtgaagccatattcatgttcagaatgtgagaaatgttttgcttgcaaatcagatcttgttaaacatgagagaattcacacaggagagaagccatattcatgttcagaatgtgagaaatgttttgcttgcaaatcagatcttgttaaacatgagagaattcacacaggagtgaagccatattcatgttcagaatgtgggaaatgttttgctcggaaagCACATATTATTAGACATGagataattcacacaggagagaagccatattcatgttcagaatgtggaaaatgttttgctcggaaatcagatcttgttaaacatgagagaattcacataggagaaaagctatattcatgttcagaatgtgagaaatgttttgctctgaaagcacatattattagacatgagagaattcacacaggagagaagccatattcatgttcagaatgtgggaaatgttttgctcggaaatcaaGGCTTattacacaggagtga